In a single window of the Cupriavidus sp. P-10 genome:
- a CDS encoding AIPR family protein: MELIDFLRETQAEVLAQTESDQPYAESAFTEIVMQHMADIGMTYEPEPTHFSRKVGNANVRLSGYSVSDEQEQLDLFVSLYEGVDELATVPDSETKTAVEQCLRFLQLCAEGKLASKLDPSDEVRILADIIHGLYDELEQIRIYVLTDRVAKTLQFKPREIGGKTVHLEVMDIARLHRHWSEGKPRDELVVDFSDVCGAPLPCVFVPGNGEDYDYALTAVPGEALRLLYEKFGARLLEANVRSFLSVKAKGVNAGIQNTLRTAPSRFMAYNNGIVVVADEMRLDDTGGGAAGIAWLRGLQVVNGGQTTASIYFAKRKYPDTDLSRVRVPAKIIVMKTQDAAKEEALVADISRFANSQNAVKQSDLSANKPFHVQVERLSLAVYCPDGRSRWFYERAAGSYNTMLVREGTTPAKLRDLKETMPVSRRITKTDLAKYLAAWDRHPDIVSRGSQKNFEQFMATLSGPEGAEVPPPEVVDYKRMIAKAKLFRDTQKMMRSMFPAFQANIAAYTFSLLADRLGERIDLERIWATQGGSNQLMDQIARWAREVDTVLHRTANGRMVSEWAKKPECKEAVFAANYSAPDEAIPELK; the protein is encoded by the coding sequence ATGGAACTTATTGACTTCCTGCGCGAGACGCAGGCCGAAGTGCTTGCCCAGACCGAGAGTGATCAACCTTATGCCGAGAGCGCTTTCACGGAAATTGTGATGCAGCATATGGCTGATATCGGGATGACATACGAGCCGGAGCCAACGCATTTCTCCCGTAAGGTTGGCAACGCGAACGTCCGCCTGAGCGGCTATTCGGTCTCGGACGAGCAGGAGCAGCTCGACCTTTTCGTAAGTCTGTATGAGGGGGTCGACGAGCTCGCCACGGTCCCGGACTCCGAGACCAAGACAGCCGTGGAGCAATGTCTGAGATTCCTCCAACTTTGTGCTGAGGGCAAGCTTGCGAGCAAGCTTGACCCGTCCGACGAGGTGCGCATCCTGGCCGACATCATCCACGGCCTATATGATGAGCTTGAGCAGATTCGTATCTATGTACTGACTGATCGAGTGGCCAAAACTCTTCAGTTCAAGCCGCGGGAGATTGGCGGAAAGACTGTGCATTTGGAAGTCATGGACATCGCGCGCCTGCACCGTCACTGGTCCGAGGGTAAACCGCGCGATGAGCTGGTCGTGGACTTCAGCGACGTTTGTGGCGCTCCCCTTCCATGCGTCTTTGTCCCTGGGAATGGAGAGGACTACGACTATGCGCTGACGGCCGTACCTGGCGAGGCACTACGCCTACTCTACGAAAAATTCGGTGCGCGGCTGCTCGAGGCTAACGTGCGCTCATTCCTTAGCGTCAAGGCAAAAGGCGTCAATGCCGGCATCCAGAATACACTGAGGACAGCGCCAAGCCGGTTTATGGCGTACAACAATGGCATAGTGGTTGTAGCCGACGAAATGAGGCTTGACGACACGGGGGGCGGGGCTGCCGGCATCGCTTGGCTCAGAGGTCTCCAGGTAGTCAACGGCGGTCAGACGACCGCCTCGATCTACTTTGCTAAGCGTAAATACCCCGATACGGATCTTTCCCGCGTGCGCGTGCCAGCGAAGATCATAGTCATGAAAACGCAAGACGCCGCGAAAGAAGAAGCACTGGTCGCGGATATCTCGCGATTCGCGAACAGCCAAAATGCGGTGAAACAGTCCGACCTTTCCGCCAACAAGCCTTTCCACGTCCAAGTCGAACGCCTATCGCTGGCTGTCTACTGTCCTGATGGCCGCAGCCGCTGGTTCTACGAACGCGCAGCTGGAAGCTACAACACAATGCTGGTTCGCGAGGGAACGACCCCTGCAAAGCTGCGAGACCTCAAGGAAACCATGCCTGTGTCACGGCGCATCACGAAGACTGACTTGGCCAAATACCTCGCCGCTTGGGACAGGCACCCCGACATTGTCAGTCGCGGCTCACAGAAGAACTTCGAGCAGTTCATGGCAACATTGTCCGGGCCCGAAGGCGCTGAGGTGCCGCCGCCTGAAGTCGTGGATTACAAGCGAATGATTGCTAAAGCGAAATTATTCAGAGACACACAGAAGATGATGCGCTCGATGTTCCCCGCTTTTCAGGCGAACATTGCAGCTTACACATTCTCGTTGCTTGCGGACCGGCTAGGCGAACGTATTGATCTCGAACGTATATGGGCAACGCAAGGCGGTTCTAACCAGTTGATGGATCAGATCGCCCGCTGGGCCCGCGAGGTAGACACAGTCCTGCATCGCACTGCGAATGGTCGAATGGTTTCGGAATGGGCCAAGAAGCCTGAGTGCAAAGAGGCCGTATTCGCGGCGAACTACTCTGCACCTGATGAAGCCATTCCGGAGCTCAAATGA